A single window of Gossypium hirsutum isolate 1008001.06 chromosome A10, Gossypium_hirsutum_v2.1, whole genome shotgun sequence DNA harbors:
- the LOC107895639 gene encoding uncharacterized protein — MSISGNASYPVLESNRYGVKHKIATTYHPQTNGQVEVSNREIKQILEKVVNPTHKDWSSKLDEALWAYETAFNTPLGMSPFKLVNGKPCHLPIELEHKTYWAIKKLNMDWSVAGTNYLLELSEMEEFRAQAYENAKLYKEKTKRWHDSKILPLHITTQGTISS, encoded by the exons ATGTctatatccggtaatgcctcgtaccctgttttggAGTCgaatag GTATGGAGTAAAGCATAAAATTGCCACGACATACCATCCCCAAACAAATGGACAAGTAGAGGTCTCTAATAGAGAGATTAAACAAATTCTAGAGAAGGTAGTCAATCCCACTCACAAAGATTGGTCATCCAAATTGGATGAAGCTTTGTGGGCATATGAAACTGCATTCAATACACCATTGGGGATGTCACCTTTCAAGCTTGTTAATGGGAAACCTTGTCATTTGCCCATTGAACTTGAACATAAGACATATTGGgcaattaagaaattgaatatgGATTGGAGTGTTGCTGGTACTAACTACCTATTGGAGTTGAGTGAGATGGAAGAATTTAGAGCACAAGCTTATGAGAATGCCAAGCTATACAAAgaaaagaccaaacgatggcatgacaGCAAGATTTTGCCACT GCATATTACAACCCAG GGTACAATTTCAAGTTAA